gtggtggcacaggaggtggaggaaaaatgagatgaGTTTTTCAGCAGacagaggaggtggagtgaaagGATGAGGGACTTTTGAGtgggagaagatggaagagggagtgagtgaaggaggtggaggagagagagatgagggagttTTGAGTGgaaaatggaggtggaggagaaggtagaggaggtgAAAAAGGTGATGGAgcaaaggtggaagaggaggaggagaaatcataaggaatttttttttatttttacccttttttgttattttttacttattttatttatttatctttttatttgtggAAAAACTGGATAAGTGGACACATGAATacataagaggaaagaaggaaagagaagtgtaCTGGCAACTCCCTCTACAACACAGGCGGAGACCAAGTGGTGGAGTTTACATAGcaaggtggagaggaagaggaggaggcacaagACACCACTTCAATGAACTTGTGGACGAAGgtgatgcagcaacaacaatgggCAGTGGTGCACCTCAAAACCTTACCTGACCAATGAAACACCCAGAGCAGTGACacccaccagcagcagcaagccAGGACAAGCAGGGTAATGACAAATGAAGATAAGGAGATGGGATATTTTAGTACAGCCATGAATAGAGATGAATTCAATGcaccacaccctgacacacactgaATTTACCGTGACACAATATAACTGCAtaacaggaaagatataggtctattagaatcagtacagaggagaatgactgaaaggatacaggggatgaggagtattccttacgaggcgagattgaagctgttaaatttacattctttagagacgtaggttaagaggggacctgatagaagtctttaagtggtataagggttataacaagggagatgtaagcaaaattcttaggatcagcaaccagggtagaacaagaaataacgggttcaagcttgaaaaatttaggttcaggaaggagataggaaaaaactggttctcaaatagagtggtagatgagtggaacggactcagtagtcATGctgttagtgccaggacactagagagctttaagagaagattagacaggtttatggatggggataacagatggaaataggtaggtgtgtttcatacagggactgccacgtgtaagcctggtcgcttcctgcagcttcccttatttcttgttcttatgttcttaactaCAGAAGTATTCATGCTTGAAAGGATCTAAAAAAACTGAAGATCTGGACATGATGGAAATACTGCTGAAATGCTGAAAGTAGAAGATAAAACACCGTCAATGTCACCACAACTGACATGACACGGGAGGAAGAAACCATGACAGAGAATGGAAACTTTCAATACTTAAACTGCCTAAGAAAGGAGCCTTGTCTCAGTGTGGGGGTTACTGAGCCACACCACTCACAAACCTGTGTGTGGGGTTACTCAGTCTGATCACAGCGAGAGGAACAGAGGCGGCAGCTGGTGATGTATTGAGAGACGAACAAGCAGGAGTtaggagaggcagaggaagcTGTGACCAGACTGAGGTGATGCCACACACTTCACAACAGAGAAACTAATTTAGAAAACCACTTCTCCCAGCACTTATACATCATGGAAAGGCTTCTGACAGTCTACAGAAAGAAGCTTTGTGGAGAACTTTACACCATTATGGATTACCTGAAAAATATATCATTATAAAATGTATCCATTATAACAGCAGATGTAAAGTTAATGAAGGAGATCTTTCAGGAAAATTTGCTGTAAAGAGTGGAGTGCTCCAGGGAAATGTGCTGTCACCATTTCTTTTTGCCACTGCTGTGGATTACAAGTTAGAGTGAactgtgaaaaataaaaagaatgaaattaaCTGGCCTGAAGAGAATAAACTTGTGGTCTTGAATATACAAATGATGCAGTTCTGCTATCTCACACACAAGGAAGTCTGCAAACCTCACTGAACAGATGACACTCAGTACTGAAATGAGTATGTAAAAGAGCTGGTCTTGccattaataaaaggaaaacaaattatGCACAGTGAACTACACCTGTTCAGAGACTAACCATTCAtgcagaggaaaataaaatgtgtCAAGACTTCAGATATCTGGGAACCATATTAGGTAAAAATGGGTCTCTACAGAAAAGTTCGGAACCAGACTTCAAGGTGGTACCAAACAATAGGTAgactttaatctctctctctctctctctctctctctctctctctctctctctctctcacactaccccttctcaccctttctctctccttcacaaaccccttctctctcttttctatctctcccACTTCCCACATCCTCCCAGCCCCCCACAGCACCTCACCTGCACAAAACAGAGGGGACACTGCTGCGAGAAATGCTGTGAATGCTGTACGTGCTTCACCAGGTCCCCACAGCGCTGAAAACTCATGCCGCAGACTTCACATAGCAGCCCTTTGCCGACCATCCTGCCCTTCTGCCTCTTCTGCTGCGCCTCCTGCTGTTTCTCCTCCCCTGCTGTGCCCTCTGCTGTTATGACAAGGCCAAGAATCTCTGCTGTCTCTGCATCCTGCTGTGTCTGGGTTGCTGTCTGCGCTGTGTCGTTCCAGGGAGACTGTGCGGTGTGGATCTCCCGCTCGACGCCCCCACACAGCAGAGACAGTTCCagtatggtgtgtgtgtccatgtgaGTGTCCGGGTTGTCACACAAAACGTTGATGCATGGAGTCTCGTTGGCCACTTTGTCAGTGACAGTCGTTCCTGAAGTGATGGTTTTTTCATTGCATATTTTCACATCCAGGTTGGTGACTTTCTCGCACGCCTTGTCGTTGAAGTTGCTGGTTCTCTCACAAGCTTTACTTTCAAAATTGTTGGTTCTCTCACAAGCTTTACTTTCAAAATTGTTGGTTCTCTCACAAGCTTTACTTTCAAAATTGTTGGTTCTCTCACAAGCTTTACTCTCAAAATTGTTGGTCCTGTCACAAGCTTTACTCCCCACATTACTATTGCCAACATTCTCACAAGCTTTACCTTCACAAACTCCCTCACAAATTTTACCCTCAAAATTTCTGGTTCTTTCATAAGGTTTACTTTCAAAATGAccacttccctcacacacagcacccaccacaccaccactaatcACCTTCCCACAAACATTCACCTCCTGaccacccttcccttctcccctcttcacctcctggccacctacaccctcacacccatCACCCTGCCAGCCACTGCCCTCGCAAGCACTCGGACGtaaattttttgcatttttccccCCTGGCATGGTCGTTCCTGCGTTTTCCAGCACCGGTTTGCGTGTGTGCTTGCGTCTAGGAATGGTGTGGGTCCTGCCAGCCCCCTCAGCTCCCCCAGAGGCCTGTAAACTGGAGTATATGTGGTGAGAGAGGCCAAGGAGCTgtgcgtggtgaaggagggaggagaggagtgctGCGGGGACGTCCACACTTTCACCATACAGTAATGCAATGAGCACTTCCattacgttgttgttgttgttgttgttgttgttgttggtagtggtggtggtggcggtgtcatctgaaatatatataaatacctGTTaggagtttaatttttttcttttttttacttctattatTTGTGTGCTTTCTTTATTGGttcgtttttctgtttctttttttttctttttgtgtttgggtgtttgtttatgtgtgatTGTACCTCACTAACAATATAACAATGACAACACCACTGGttataacagcagcagcagcagtagtagtagtagcagtagtagtagtagtagtagtagtagtagtagtagtagtagtagtagtagtagtagtagtagtagtagtagtagcagcagtagtagtcatagtcaggtgcaataacaaaaaaacgatCACAATAACCAATAAAGGAATAGCAATAACCTTATCAGCAATACCCAATAATCAATAACTGGCAACAATTCATCCCCCAATAACCAATAAATTTATAAATCCGGAATTCCAACACCAGTGATAACAAAACTGATATTTCAAATAAAGAATcaataaatccaaatctttatttttatctttgacttagaaaacttagaaaaatcttagaaaaaataaaatccaaTGTTTATGTTGTGTGCAGACTGATGAAAAGTGCTGCTTCAAGTAAAATAACAACATTTCATTTTGAAACTTTAAAACTTCAACAAGCTCATGTTCCAAACACTTCAATTATCAATTATCACAAGTTTCGAACCAAAAGTATCCGGAATACTAACAAACTGACGAAAACTGAGGAACTGAAGAAAATTATTTTTGGATAACCAGTAACCTGATATTGTTATTGCAATAAATTATTGCAATAATGCCCATCTatggctgtagtagtagtagtagtagtagtagtagtagtagtagtagtagtagaattattattatcattggcagtagtagtagtagtagtagtagtaataaaaataacttggTAAGCactcaccagcagcagcagcagcagcagcagcaggagcagcagccaTGGTGTTGCCTACAGTTATGACCAGGGGCCGCATCACAGACCAGTCCTTGTGAGCCGCCAGCCTCCCCTGCAGCACGGCGGCGATGACAGTCGAGTGTGCTGCCAGAACACAGCTGTGGGCTGTGGTGTGCTGCCCAttcccgcccaccaccaccacgtcacaCAGCTCCCCCCGCCCCCGCAGCCACTGGCAGGGTGaacagtttggttaggttaggttgagtttggTTAGAATGAAACTGATATAAGTGAAGAATTGGTGACTGGAGAttaatggttaggttaggtttggtttgggctggtttggttaggttaggttaggtttggtttgtttagatttagttaggtttggtttggttaggtttggtttggtttggttaggttagatttggttaggtttggttaggtttggtttggtttggtttggttaggttaggtttgtttagatttagttaggtttggtttggttaggtatggttaggtttggttaggttaggtttggttaggtttggtttgtttagatttagttaggtttggtttggttaggtttggtttggtttggttaggttaggttaggttaggtttggtttggttaggttaggtttggtttggtttgattaggttagatttggttaggttaggtttgattaggttaggttaggttaggtttggtttggttaggttaggttaggtttgtttagatttagttaggtttggtttggtttggtttggttaggttaggtttgtttagatttagttaggtttggtttggttaggttaggtttggttaggtttagttagatttggttaggttaggttaggttaggttaggttaggtttgtgctggttaggttagctttccTCCAAATAATAAGTTAGGTTAACCACAAATATATAATATCAATAGAACTGGTAAGctcctgaactccctgcctgctgctgtatTTCCCCCTGCCTGTGAATtcaactctttcaggagggagacCAAGACgcaaattttggataatccttttgaatGCACTGGAGACTGGCACCTCTAagggcttttatttattcatttattttttaccatgAACATAaatccactcactctctctttgtccagtcctcacacagacacacacacacacacacacacggagcatTCATAAACAAGACACCTTTAAAACGCGGGAGATTACGAccttctctcattcactctctctctctctctctctacctgaaGGCTTTTAGATACGTGGACATCACACTGAAGGGCGACCATGgctgtggcggtggcggtggtggtggaagcggGGTGATGTATGAATGGATGGTCtggggggagggatggaagtaGATATGACAGAGATGTATAGGCGGAAGCAATAGACAGACTGGTGAAAATGAGTTGtctatagatagatggatggatggacgtgatagattgataggtgtgtgtgtgtgtgtgtgtgtggagggagagaaagagaagggggaaggtgtCTTTGGAGGTGCAGTGAGAGTGGAGGGCAGCGTGGAGATGGAATGACTGGAAGGCAAAGTGAAGGCCAGACAATGTGGCAGCAGCAGGTGGTAGGAATGCACAGATGTgtaggtgtttgtttgtttacatcggtTACTtcgtgggtctctctctctctctctctctctctctctctggcctgtgTATTTGCTGTCTCGCAACTTGGTAAAATAATGGTagagtgtttgggagtgttgaAGTGTATTATAGAAAGCGGAAGAGAACGTGATAGTGTGGGAAGGATTTTGGTGGGAATGTCTGAGTGATTACGAAAtaaattgaatatatatatatatatatatatatatatatatatatatatatatatatatatatatatatatatatatatatatatatatatatatatatatatatatatatatatatatatatatagtgctgGTAGCCTGTCCCGTCCGCTGTGGCAGTATCCTCgcaaatcattttttttttttttttttttttttgcagatgatATCATGGtcatgagtgaatcggcagatgagcttcaaagtttgtttggTGTTGTAGATGTGTATGGAAGGAACTCTGATGTGACACGTAGCAGTGTCACACCAGtgtccctcctctatttcaaccagatggcaccactgctatcacatctatttctaaagctgaactcttcgcttaaacctttgctaaaaactctaccttggacgattcagggcttgttcctccctctcctccaccctctgactacttcatgccacgtattaaaattcttcgcaatgatgttttccatgccctcgctggcctaaaccctcggaaggcttatggacctgatggggtccctcctattgttctccgaaactgtgcctccgtgcttgcaccttgcctagtctaactctttcagctctgtctgtcaacatctacctttccttcttgctggaagtttgcctacattagGGTTGCCATACGTCCGGATTTTCCCGGACATATCCGGAAATCAGATAACGAAATCTGCGTCCGGGGGGATTTTTGAAAATCCCTCAAATGTCCGGAATTTCACGTTCCATCATTACTAACTGGTAAAAAATTACATTTATTAAATTTCCTTGGGttgaaatgatgagagagagagagaggggggggggttcaCCGAGTGGCAGctgctttggtttggtttgggtgAAGACTGACGTGTATGGGTCCTGTATGAAGTCGGTGGTCGCTGCCTTCCCAACGCCGCCTCACTTGACGTCACGCTCGCGCCCCAGTCTTTCACCAGTTCTGATAGAGGTCAGTTTGGATTACTGTTTGCGGCCTTGTGACCTCgtcattacaactattacttgtTCTTGTCAAGATGCCCAAACGAAAGTGTAAATTCACTGCAGAGATGCAGAAGAAACTCCCGTGCTTCAAAAaattaatttacatgttttccagtatcataggaccataatcaggtgttagtgaaggtgtccagaattttgatagttcatatatggcaaccctagcctacattcagcctgttcctaataagggtgaccgttctaatccctcaaaataccgtcctattgctttaatttcctgcctatctaaagttttttaatctatcctcaacaggaagattgttaaacatctatcacttcataaccttctatctgatcgccagtatgggttccgtcaaggccgctctactggtgatcttctggctttccttactgagtcttggtcatcctcttttagagattttggtgaaacttttgctgttgccttggacatatcaaaagcttttgatagagtctggcacaaagctttgatttccaaactaccctcctacggtttctatccttctctctgtaacttcatctcaagtttcctttctgaccgttctattgctgctgtggtagacggtcactgttcttctcctaaatctattaacagtggtgttcctcagggttctgtcctgtcacccactctcttcttattattcattaatgatcttctaaaccaaacttcttgtcctatccactcctacgctaatgataccaccctgcacttttccacgtcttttcatagacgtccaacccttcaggaggtaaacatatcacgcagggaagccacagaacgcttggcttctgatctttctaaaatttctgattggggcagagcaaacttggtattgttcaatgcctcaaaaactcaattcctccatctatcaactggacacaaccttccagacaactatcccctcttcttcagtgacactcaactgtccccctcttctacactgaacatcctcggtctgtcctttacttataatctgaactggaaacttcacatctcatctctagctaaaacagcttctatgaagttaggtgttctgagacgtctccgccagtttttctcaccctcccccctagctgctaactctgtacaactCTGtacactgctttgacctttttatgggacgggcatttcagtgggctttttttttaatatttttgttgtccttggccagtgtccttcctacaaaaaaaaagttttactaGTGATATTTGGGAACGTCAGCATTATTTTGACCCAGAATGTCTTAACTAGGCTACGGCATATTACTACATGTTTCTTCTTTAAATGTAACAAACACTAAACAAGAATAaccaatttgtctgtctgtctctctcgatcagaaaaaaagaaaaaaaaagtcagccctATACGATTAGTTACATTTAGTTATTCGGTTTGGGGCATCAAGAACGCGCCTCCCCTTGTAAGAACTGAAGAAGACTCTTCTTGCTTCTGGTGACAaagttattttcatattttaagtTATAATGATGCACAGCATAACTGTTGTAAAACGAAATGAatgtttgattttatttgatttacttcCCTAACATCCTCGTTCCTTTTGCCTTTGCTCAGAGACCGAGATCGAATCGGagccagaccgagacccagacaccaagacccagaccgagacccagcggcagcagcagcaagatgGCGGAGCAACAACAAATGGAGGTGGAAAAGGACTTCCTCTACAATTCCGAGGATGACGACGTGATGATCATCGAGGAGAACCCAAAGGGTGCCGAGTAAGTACAACAAAtgcctccttcatctcctgaCGCTATGTTCACCCATGATCTGAGACTGGAAAGTCATGAAATTAGGCGAAATGTGAGGGTGTATGACCACCTCCTGGAAGCTTCTGTGGGCAGGTGGCCTGATGTAAGACGTTTTTTTGCGgtttttctcttaattcttatgtatatttttgtgAGTTTATGGTCCTGGCAgtagtttgtgttgtgttgcgtccCTCCAGTGTGGGTGCAGATGGGTGTGAGTGCTGGAAATTGGAGTTTTCGATTTAAATATTGAACTGGTGGGCGCAGGATGACCTGAGACGTAGCaacaattttgttttgttttgtttttgttttgttttgcggGTATTttgtattcgtgtgtgtgttttttaatttttattttattttttttatttttgaggtgtttttgtggattgtgaggttaggttaggttattgcGTAATATTGTGTCCTGTAGTGTGTAGGGGTTGTGAGGTGGCCCCTgctttaaaactctctctctctctctctctctctctctctctctctctctctctctctctctctctctctctctctctctctctctctctcagttccaaGTGATATTGATAACGTCAAATGTATTTTTAATTTATACTTTAGGTTTCTCTAATTTATATCTCAAAAGTTCGTTGCgagcttggagagagagagagagagagagagagagagagagagagagagagagagagatgatgtaagaatatttatctttatcttatctgtgtgtgtgtgtgtgtgtgtgtgtgtgttccaccatcacacacacacacacacacacacttacccctttcaatgataaaaataatctatgaatctacacacacacacacacacacacacacacacacacacacacacacacacacacacacacaaccttatCTGCCcgaggtgaaaaaaaatgcaagaagaaaataaaaagtaaaaaaaaaaacatgaatattgTATTCTTAATATTGTATACAGCAACATAAAtggtttacttatttatttatctatttatttatttatttatttatttggtaatGTGAATGATGTGGTTTCTGTGTTCACTGTAAATATGgttctattttctctcattcctctccttcctctcttctttctttgcctaaattcttctcatttctttgtttcccccattctttttccttcctccttactgCTGTTTAGTTtgctttgcttcctcctcctcttgttcttctttttgttcttgttctccctcttcctcctcttttcccattctttttccttcctccttactgctgttttgtttgctttgcctcctcctcctcttattcttctttttgttcttgttctccctcttcctcctcttcctcctccacgtctgttgttctctctcctcacgCATCACATCTCCTCTGTCGCCTATTTCCCTGCATATCATCGGTATTCATCCTGTCCCTCATTGGCTCAGTGATTGGTCGACTattgtgtgtctgttgcatgGTCACTCTTGCTTCCCGAACCCCCTAAGGCAGTGACAGGCAGCTAATCTGTGACCgctgctttatttattctttttagttaGTTTGAAGTGTTTGTAGCCGCGTAGATGttgttttagtttattattttttttgcgggCTTGTGGGTGTTGTTAATTAATGGTTGGAGCAGCTGGGCACTAGCTTGCTTTCACTGCAGATtgtaaaagtgtgtgtgggGTTCATAAGATTGTGTTTGTTGTAGTGACGGTGTTGAGACGTGCCGCAGGTGGTGGTCAGCTTGCATCGCGTGTGTGTTCACTTGTGTCCTCATTAGTGGCGGGTGACTGTCAAACTTACAGAGTGAAccacctcttttttccttcatttctttagtTAATAGATGAAACGTGTGTAGTTGTGTACGTGCAGTGCTTCCCTGGGGCAcggcacagcagcagcagcagcagtagtgtgtcAAGTCTTTACAAGTATCCACAAGAAAGttaacaatgaaaaagacacATTTTGCAATTTGGTCTCAGTTGAGTTGTTGGGTGAGGCCGTGGGGCAAGTGAAGGTGTCACTGTGAGTGGTGGCAGGGACGGGGCACCAAGGGACAGccacagggaggagggggtgggctCTGGCTGTCGGTGGGTTGTCTGGCATCTCACCACCAGGGACGGGGCACCAAGGGGCAGCCactggggggaggaggtgggctCTGGCTGTCCATGGGTTGTCTGGCACCTCACCACCGGGGGTCACCAGGGTTGGCTGTGTTGCATTACTTCTTAGTGTGTGTCCTGCCTGTGTTTGCTTGCAGGTAGAGTAATCATGTTTGGCGGATGGTGCCCCACTGTGTTGACAGCTACACTAAcatacacaagaacacaagggttggtgcaggaagccgtcagacctacacgtggcagttcctgtacaaaacatgcctgtctttttccacctgtcatccctgcCTGTACatctgtctaatctttcaaAGCTTCCTAGTGACTCACCTCCAACACTTACACACATTTCTTCACAAATTCATCCTTTGCTCTCCTCCTTTAGTTACTTATGTGTGTGGGGGTCTGGTATCTCTAGTCACTCttgccaatgtgtgtgtgtgtgtgtttacctagttgtggtgtACAGGAGGGAAGTAATCTCATAGTGTCCAGAGTCTGTATCAATCCAGTTTGGTGTTACAAGCATGGACAGTTAGGGCGTTGACAACATCTTCActctgagttcattccatttgtttacAC
The window above is part of the Scylla paramamosain isolate STU-SP2022 unplaced genomic scaffold, ASM3559412v1 Contig4, whole genome shotgun sequence genome. Proteins encoded here:
- the LOC135096574 gene encoding uncharacterized protein LOC135096574 isoform X1 encodes the protein MVALQCDVHVSKSLQWLRGRGELCDVVVVGGNGQHTTAHSCVLAAHSTVIAAVLQGRLAAHKDWSVMRPLVITVGNTMAAAPAAAAAAAADDTATTTTTNNNNNNNNNNVMEVLIALLYGESVDVPAALLSSLLHHAQLLGLSHHIYSSLQASGGAEGAGRTHTIPRRKHTRKPVLENAGTTMPGGKNAKNLRPSACEGSGWQGDGCEGVGGQEVKRGEGKGGQEVNVCGKVISGGVVGAVCEGSGHFESKPYERTRNFEGKICEGVCEGKACENVGNSNVGSKACDRTNNFESKACERTNNFESKACERTNNFESKACERTNNFESKACERTSNFNDKACEKVTNLDVKICNEKTITSGTTVTDKVANETPCINVLCDNPDTHMDTHTILELSLLCGGVEREIHTAQSPWNDTAQTATQTQQDAETAEILGLVITAEGTAGEEKQQEAQQKRQKGRMVGKGLLCEVCGMSFQRCGDLVKHVQHSQHFSQQCPLCFVQVREEEGQRLHFAQHDHELPFFCVYCDLRFRTRAALTMHTPKHSTNKPFVCRDCGRGFKWRHALQAHSYTHSATSRLLCDVCGFSSKYVTTFKAHLLHHSGSTFSCPHPGCSFSSSRKTHLNDHYATHSKLRVHQCEVCGHSFSHAKNMRRHMKLHAPSANLLQCSSVSKLQCSFQTTRLDKLRSHLAKKHGIDHSTNASGSSTAASTFSAKNSTCVPPIVTGFGCKRQEGLMDGQPDLRVDRMDGSSVASDLGGKVCQDQSVVVMNDVPQDNFSVLVVSPEIVKLTDIQGLGNGHTDAHTHGQTQTDGRKQENGQTENVTEISDADAFSADFLVNHELLLDKTDGVDGQVDDRMHPLPPELLGGKMEAVEGGGVMTYETDPCVLEVMEVEEEEEEEEEEEEEVVMGEEEEEARKSENERVREREREQETEKQCMDSLNILEFMLDNVTN